The genomic interval AGAGGTGGTCGGTGATGAAGCCGCCGACCAGCGGACCGGCCACCATGGCGATGGCCATGATGCCGGCGATCATGCCCTGGTAGCGGCCCCGCTCCCGGGGTGGCACCAGGTCGCCGATGATCGCCATCACGCCGACCATCAGGCCGCCCGCGCCGAGGCCCTGCACCGCGCGGAAGGCGATCAGCTCCATCATCCCGTCGCCGGGGCCGCCGAGCAGCTCCGATCCGGCCATGCCGCAGAGGGCCGAGCCGAGCAGGAACAGCACGATCGAGCTGAGGAAGACGGTCTTACGGCCGTACAGGTCGCCGAGCTTGCCCCAGATCGGGGTCGAGACGGTGGAACCGAGCACGTACGCGGTGACCACCCAGGTGAAGTGGTTGAGTCCGCCGAACTCGCCCACGATCCGGGGCAGGGCGGTGCTGACGATCATGTTGTCGAGCATCGCGAGCATCATCGCGATCATCAGGCCGCCGAGTACGACCCTGATGTTGACTGGTCTTTCCGGCGCTTCCGCCATCGTGGTCATCGGTAGGCTCTCCCCCTGAGTGTGACCCGCTTACTTGCCGACCGGCTAGTGATTCTACTTGCCGCACGGTAAGTTGGGTGCCGGATGCCCGTCAAGTGATTAGGAGAGGTGGTCCGGGTGACCGGCAGCACAGGCGACACGCGGTCCCGAATCCAGGCCGTCGCCCTCGAACTCTTCACCGAGCAGGGCTACGAGAAGACCTCGCTACGGGAGATCGCCGAGCGGCTCGGCGTCACCAAGGCCGCCCTCTACTACCACTTCAGGAGCAAGGACGACATCGTCCACAGCTTCGTCTCCGACCGGATCGAGCGGCTGGACCGGCTGATCGAGTGGGCCTCGGAACAGCCGGCCGACGCCGCCGGCCGCCGGGCGACGCTGCGCCGCTACTGCGAGGAGTTCTTCGGCGACGACGGTCGCAACGTGATGCGGTTCTTCGAGCAGAACCAGACCGTGATCAAGCAGCTCTCCTCGGGCCTGATGATGCGCGAGCGGATGCTGCGGCTCGCGGAGCTGCTCTCCCGGGCCGATCCCTCGCCGGCCGGGCAGCTCCGGGCGACGCTGGCGCTCTTCGCCGTACACGGCAGCCTCTTCGCGCTGCGCGGCGAGATCAGCACCAGGGAACGCCGGGAACTCGCCCTGGGGCTCGCCAACGAGTTGCTCGACCGGATCGGCGAGGATCCCGCCGGACGCGACGAGCGGGAGTCCGAGGCGGACGGCGCCCCGACCGCCAGGGCCGGCTGACCCGCCGCGCTCAACCCCGGCTCGGCTCCGGCAGCACCGTCGGCGCGGCGCTCAGGTCGAGGCGCAGCGCGAGCAGGTCGACGCCGGGCGCCGGCGACCAGTCCCGCTCCGGGGTACGGACGAAACCGAACCCCGCGTAGAGCCGGTGCGCGGGCGCGGAGAAGCTCCGGGTGCAGATCACCACCCGGGAACACCCGAGCGACCTCGCCCGGTCCAGGCAGGCCCGGACCAGCGCCTTGCCGACGCCCCGGCCCTGCGCGTCCGGGTCCACCGCCAACATCCGGAACTCCGCCTCACCCGGGCGGGAGAGTTCGGCGTACGCCGAACCGGGGAGTACGAAGAGCACCGCACCGAGCAGTTCGCCGGTCGCCTCGTCGGCGGCGACCAGCAGCTCGCCGGCACCGACCCGGGCCGGTACGTCGGCGAGCAGCTGTTCGTACCCGTGCTCGCCGTCGAGCTGCCCGTCCGCCCGGTACGCCGCCACGGTGAGCCGGGCGATCGCGTCGAAGTCGGCCGGCTCGGCGGCCCGGACCAGCAGGCCGGTCATTCGATGACGGCGATCAGGTCGCCGTCCTGCACGACGTCGCCCTCGTTGACGGCGAGTTCCCGGAGCACCCCGTCCGACTCGGCCACCACCGGGATCTCCATCTTCATCGACTCCAGGATCACCAGCGTGTCACCCTCGGACACCGAGTCGCCGGCCGTGGCCACGACCTTCCAGACGTTCGCCACCATCTCGGCGCGGATCTCCTCGGCCATCGGCTTCCCCTCGTCGTCACTTCTGCCCTGCGACGGTATCCAATCATGCGACGGGCGCCGTGGCGGGCAGGGCGGCGATCGTCGTCGGCTGCTCGCGGCCCCGGACTGCCGGATGGACCGCCTCGGCGGGGCCGACCGGCGACCATGGGAGGATTGCCCGGCGCGAGCAGAGACGGGCGGT from Plantactinospora sp. BC1 carries:
- a CDS encoding TetR/AcrR family transcriptional regulator, translated to MTGSTGDTRSRIQAVALELFTEQGYEKTSLREIAERLGVTKAALYYHFRSKDDIVHSFVSDRIERLDRLIEWASEQPADAAGRRATLRRYCEEFFGDDGRNVMRFFEQNQTVIKQLSSGLMMRERMLRLAELLSRADPSPAGQLRATLALFAVHGSLFALRGEISTRERRELALGLANELLDRIGEDPAGRDERESEADGAPTARAG
- a CDS encoding GNAT family N-acetyltransferase, which gives rise to MTGLLVRAAEPADFDAIARLTVAAYRADGQLDGEHGYEQLLADVPARVGAGELLVAADEATGELLGAVLFVLPGSAYAELSRPGEAEFRMLAVDPDAQGRGVGKALVRACLDRARSLGCSRVVICTRSFSAPAHRLYAGFGFVRTPERDWSPAPGVDLLALRLDLSAAPTVLPEPSRG
- a CDS encoding biotin/lipoyl-binding carrier protein; translation: MAEEIRAEMVANVWKVVATAGDSVSEGDTLVILESMKMEIPVVAESDGVLRELAVNEGDVVQDGDLIAVIE